Within the Serratia sp. UGAL515B_01 genome, the region AATTCAGTTCGCCGTCGTCAGGTTCGCTGCGATCGGGCACCGAGGCTATCTGGATATGGGCGTAGCGCCCGGCGAGTGACTTGAGTAAATGACTGATGTTGCCATCCACCAACTGGGCGTGGAAAAAATCGAACTGGATGAACACATTTGAACGTTCGATGGCCGTAACCAGTTCTGCCGCCTGATGCTGGCTTGAAAACAGATAGTTGGGCTTCACCTGCGGGCTGAGTGCTTCGATCATCACCTTGATACCGTGGTGGGCAAAGGTATCAGCAGCGTATCGAAGATTGGTGATGAAGGTTTCCCGGTAACGGGCAATATCTTCACCGGGTGGCACAACGCCAGCCATCACGTGAACATTGGGGCATTGCAGAGCAATGGCATATTCCAAGGCACGGTCAATATCTGCACGCGCTTCCTGTTCGCGGCCCGGTATTGCCGCCAACCCCCACTCGCCATCGCTGACGTTGCCGGGTGCGGTATTGAATAGCACCTGCTGCAAATTGTTTTGCCGAAGCTTTTCAGCTAACAGATCCGCGGAATAGTCATAGGGAAATAAAAATTCTACCGCACTAAATCCAGCCGCAGCAGCGGCCGAAAAACGCTCCAAAAACGGCAGTTCGGTGAACATCATTGATAAATTGGCAGCAAATTTAGGCATTGTTCAGCTCCGTAACTCGGCAATTTCATCTTCGGTTAAATAGCGAATAGGGCGGTCACCGAGGGTAAAAATCAGCTTGGCCGCATCTTCCATTTCTTCAGTGTTGTTCGCGGCTTCGCGCAAACTCTCGCCAGTGACAACCGGCCCGTGATTAGCGAGCAGAAAGGCTTTATAAGCAGGGGCGAGTTTAGCCAGATCCTCCGCCAGCCGAGGATCGCCTGGGCGATAGTAAGGCACCACAGGTATCTGTCCGACGCGCATCACCACATAAGGAGTGAACGGCTTGATGGCATTTTCCGTATCCAGCCCCTGTAGGCAGGAGAGTGCGGTGAGATAAGTACAATGCAGGTGGACTACCGCTTTGCAAGCCGGGTTGTGTTGGTAAAGCGCACGGTGAAAACTGACCTCTTTCGAAGGTTTATCACCAGAGATCCATTCGCCGCTCAGCGTCACCTTCGACAGCCTATCTGCCTGTAATTCGCCAAGGCAGGAACCGGTCGGGGTGGCTAACAGCGTGCCATCCGGGAGCAACAGCGAAAGGTTGCCTGCTGAACCGGTCGCGTAGCCGCGTTGAAAAAAAGAGGCACCCAAACTTACCATCTCTTCTCTAGCCTGCCATTCGGCAATTTGGTGTTGTTCAGCGGTCATTGTCATACAGGGAACTCCGTTTGTGCTCTGGCAAAGAAGTTCTCATCGCCGAAATTACCCGATTTCAAGGCCAGTGATACAGGTTGCTCGAGGGCTCGTACCCAAGGGACACCAGGAGAAATGCATGGTCCAATGTGGAAACCACGGATCCCTAGTGCCTGCGTTACCACGCCCGATGTTTCACCGCCAGCAACAATAAAGCGGCTGAAACCCAACTGTTGCAAACGTTCGGCAACTTCTGCAAACAGAGACTCCACCGCCATGCTGGCGGCTTCAGTGCCATATTGCTGCTGAGTTTGTTGCAGGTTTTGTAGATCGGCAGTGGCATACAGCAGGGGAGCTAACAATTCACCCGAATGTTGTGCTACCCAGGCACTCAGCTCGGCGGCGTAGGCGCTGCGTTCGTTTGCATTGATGCAGCGTGCCACATCGATGCTTTGCGCTGACGCCTGCTGGCGATAACGTGCAACCTGCTTGTTGGTCATGAGTGAGCAGGAACCGGATAGCACCACGGCTTTGTCACCTTGTGGTGCTCCGGCAGCCTGCGCTTTCTTTCCCCCCGCTTGCGCCCATTGACGCGCAATACCTATCGCCAATCCGGAACCCCCGGTGACCAGTTTCATGGTTTTTAATGCTTCGCCCTGAGTGAGCAGGTGCTGTTCATTGAGGGTATCCAATACTACGTATCGCACACCCTGCTGTGCTAATTGCTGAAGTTTTTCCTGCACTGCGCCAGCACCGCGATCCATCTCCGCAGCATTAACCAGCCCGCAACGCCCAGATGCTTGTGCCTCCATCAACCGTAACAGATTGCTGTCTTTCATTGGCGTGACCGGGTGATTACGCATACCCGATTCTGACAGTAACTGATCCATGACGAACAGATAGCCTTGATATACCGTGCGTCCATTAACCGGCAGTGCGGGCGAGATCACCGTTTGATGTTCGCCTAGAGCGTTGAGCAGGGCATCAGTGACGGGGCCGATATTGCCTTTGGCGGTGCTGTCGAAGGTGGAGCAATATTTAAAGTAGAACTGGCGGCACCCCTGACGCTGTAGCCATGCAAGAGCCTGTAATGATTGCTCTACTGCTTGCTCGACAGGGCAGGAGCGTGATTTCAGGCTGATTACGACTGCCTGCGCATCCACTAGAGCGTCGTCTTGCGGTACGCCATTGAGTTGCACCGTCGGTAAACCGTTTTCCACCAGGAAACTGGCGATATCGGTGGCACCGGTAAAATCGTCTGCAATTACGCCGAGCAGCATTATGCGTTCTCCTTACTTTTAGGCAGGTCGATACCAGCGAAAATCTTGATGACGGCACTATCATCTTCTTTGCCATAACCTGCGTTACTGGCCGAGGTAAACATATTGAATGCAGTAGAGGCTAGCGGCAGAGGGAAGTGCAGCGCTTTGGCCGTATCGGCAACTAACCCAAGATCCTTGACGAAGATATCGACGGCAGATTTTGGTGTGTAATCCCCGTCGACCACATGACGCATACGGTTTTCAAACATCCAAGAATTACCTGCTGCGTGGGTAACAACGTCGTACATGACGTCTAATGGGATACCGGCGCGTGCGGCCAGTGCCATCGCTTCTGCGCCTGCAGCAATGTGAACGCCAGCCAGCAATTGGTGAATGATTTTGACCGTTGCTCCCAAACCTATCTCTTCGCCAATGCGGTAAACTTTACCGGCTACGGCATCCAAGACCGGCTGCAACTGTGCGAAGGTGCTCTCACTTCCTGAAGCCATCACTGTCATTTCACCCTCTGCGGCCTTGGCGGCACCACCTGAAACGGGGGCATCCAACATGGGCAGGTTATATGCCTTCAGTTTTAGTTCGATCTCTTTGGCGTCGGCAGCGGAGATGGTGGAAGAGACCATAACAGGGGTATTGGTTTTTAACCGTGCAGCCAAGCCGTTATCCCCGAAGAGAATGGTTTTCACCTGTGCTGCATTGACCACTAACAGCACCACGGCATCCAGCTCGCCGGCAAAGCTATCAGCGCTGGTAGCAGCCTGTTTAGCGCCTGCTTGTTTAAGCGTGGCTAACGCTTGTGGATTGAGATCGATACCGTAAGTAGTCAACCCTGCTTTGATACAGGATTTTGCAGCACCCATGCCCATCGAGCCTAAACCGACGATACAAACTGAATAGTTTTCTGATTGTGTCATGATGTCCGCCTGTTAATTTTAGTGATTATTTGTTTTGTTGTGTTAAATATAAGCGTTTACAGCCATTTATTTGGTGATCGTCTTCACATATTTTAACAATTAAGGTTTTAAGTAAACTGCCTGTAATCTATTAATTATTTGTTTTTTATGTATATTTATAATTGTGTAATTTAAGAACGACTCTTTCATTGCACGAAAATTGACGTAAAATCACAGTTATTATCATTATGTTATAGAGAGGGGCCTGTGATACCTGTTGAGCGTCACCAACAAATTTTGGCACTGGTGTCTGAACGCGGTGTGATCAGTATTGCTGAATTGACAGAAAGGTTAGGGGTATCCCATATGACCATTCGGCGCGATCTGCAAAAGCTGGAAGAGCAGGGGGCGGTACTGACCGTCTCTGGCGGTGTGCAGTCAGCCGAACGTATCGCTATTGAGCCATCGCATCAGGACAAAGAGGGGATGTTCAGCCAGCAGAAAGAGGCTATTGGGCGTCTGGCTGCGCAACAGGTCCCTGCTCATAGCTGCATCTATCTGGATGCAGGGACGACGACGCTGGCACTGGCTCGACACATTGCTGAGCGTTCCGATATCACTGTCGTAACCAACGACTTTGTGATCGCGGCATATTTGCTTGAACGCAGCCAGTGCAAGTTGATCCACACCGGGGGAACAGTATGCCGTGAAAACCGCTCCTGTGTCGGTGCGGCTGCGGCTCATGCGTTGCG harbors:
- a CDS encoding HPr family phosphocarrier protein — its product is MPKFAANLSMMFTELPFLERFSAAAAAGFSAVEFLFPYDYSADLLAEKLRQNNLQQVLFNTAPGNVSDGEWGLAAIPGREQEARADIDRALEYAIALQCPNVHVMAGVVPPGEDIARYRETFITNLRYAADTFAHHGIKVMIEALSPQVKPNYLFSSQHQAAELVTAIERSNVFIQFDFFHAQLVDGNISHLLKSLAGRYAHIQIASVPDRSEPDDGELNYPWLFALLDKIGYQGWIGCEYKPRGETSAGLGWVKPYL
- a CDS encoding aldolase encodes the protein MAEWQAREEMVSLGASFFQRGYATGSAGNLSLLLPDGTLLATPTGSCLGELQADRLSKVTLSGEWISGDKPSKEVSFHRALYQHNPACKAVVHLHCTYLTALSCLQGLDTENAIKPFTPYVVMRVGQIPVVPYYRPGDPRLAEDLAKLAPAYKAFLLANHGPVVTGESLREAANNTEEMEDAAKLIFTLGDRPIRYLTEDEIAELRS
- the otnK gene encoding 3-oxo-tetronate kinase produces the protein MLLGVIADDFTGATDIASFLVENGLPTVQLNGVPQDDALVDAQAVVISLKSRSCPVEQAVEQSLQALAWLQRQGCRQFYFKYCSTFDSTAKGNIGPVTDALLNALGEHQTVISPALPVNGRTVYQGYLFVMDQLLSESGMRNHPVTPMKDSNLLRLMEAQASGRCGLVNAAEMDRGAGAVQEKLQQLAQQGVRYVVLDTLNEQHLLTQGEALKTMKLVTGGSGLAIGIARQWAQAGGKKAQAAGAPQGDKAVVLSGSCSLMTNKQVARYRQQASAQSIDVARCINANERSAYAAELSAWVAQHSGELLAPLLYATADLQNLQQTQQQYGTEAASMAVESLFAEVAERLQQLGFSRFIVAGGETSGVVTQALGIRGFHIGPCISPGVPWVRALEQPVSLALKSGNFGDENFFARAQTEFPV
- the ltnD gene encoding L-threonate dehydrogenase, coding for MTQSENYSVCIVGLGSMGMGAAKSCIKAGLTTYGIDLNPQALATLKQAGAKQAATSADSFAGELDAVVLLVVNAAQVKTILFGDNGLAARLKTNTPVMVSSTISAADAKEIELKLKAYNLPMLDAPVSGGAAKAAEGEMTVMASGSESTFAQLQPVLDAVAGKVYRIGEEIGLGATVKIIHQLLAGVHIAAGAEAMALAARAGIPLDVMYDVVTHAAGNSWMFENRMRHVVDGDYTPKSAVDIFVKDLGLVADTAKALHFPLPLASTAFNMFTSASNAGYGKEDDSAVIKIFAGIDLPKSKENA
- the ygbI gene encoding DNA-binding transcriptional repressor YgbI, coding for MIPVERHQQILALVSERGVISIAELTERLGVSHMTIRRDLQKLEEQGAVLTVSGGVQSAERIAIEPSHQDKEGMFSQQKEAIGRLAAQQVPAHSCIYLDAGTTTLALARHIAERSDITVVTNDFVIAAYLLERSQCKLIHTGGTVCRENRSCVGAAAAHALRNLFIDLAFISASSWSMRGLSTPNEDKVGVKKAIVEASRRCILLSDTSKYGKVATYLALPISVFDVIITDENLPETARETIMQANISLLTALI